From one Marinobacter sp. LV10MA510-1 genomic stretch:
- a CDS encoding bifunctional prephenate dehydrogenase/3-phosphoshikimate 1-carboxyvinyltransferase gives MPIAQPLFQRVAVIGLGLIGGSLAAALRENKLAEEVVGFDTRADELALGVELGVIACAAESAAQAVSGADLVVLAVPVKATQSVLREIQSALKVDAIITDVGSTKSGFVNDVRAVLGHLPATVIPGHPIAGSEKSGIRAANSQLFAKHKVILTPADDACPQALGKVTAMWRACDANVLTMAAEHHDEVLAATSHLPHLIAFSLVDTLAGDDQNMDIFRYAAGGFRDFTRIAASDPVMWRDIFLSNRDAVLLTIDRFTQDLDQLRSAIADQDGDTLLRVFTRARAAREHFSKMLSGQAYVTNNTEHQVTFRAQSAGPIVGDIRVPGDKSMSHRSIMLGALAEGITEVNGFLEGEDSLATVQAFRDMGVTIEGPNNGFVRIHGVGMNGLQAPRGPIYLGNSGTGMRLFSGLLAAQAFDSELVGDASLTKRPMSRVADPLRAMGAVIDTAEGGRPPLKIRGGQPLTGIHYDMPVASAQVKSCLLLAGLYADGVTSVTEPAPTRDHTERMLEGFGYHVYRDDATSSVSGGGKLVACNIDVPADISSAAFFLVAGSIAPGSDLTLRHVGMNPTRVGVINILRLMGANIDVSNERAIGGEPVADVRVRYALLKGIDIPEREVPLAIDEFPVLFIAATFAEGRTTLRGAEELRVKESDRIQVMADGLAAVGVKTTVTPDGIIIDGGQTMTGGTVNSHGDHRIAMSFAVASLRAKGEIVINDCANVATSFPGFVELAQQVGMNIQSQGDA, from the coding sequence ATGCCCATAGCTCAGCCTCTGTTTCAGCGTGTTGCGGTGATTGGCCTGGGGTTGATCGGCGGCTCGCTGGCTGCGGCCCTGCGCGAAAACAAACTGGCGGAAGAAGTGGTGGGTTTTGACACCCGCGCCGACGAACTGGCCCTGGGCGTAGAGCTGGGTGTGATCGCCTGCGCTGCAGAATCTGCCGCGCAGGCGGTCAGCGGCGCCGATCTAGTGGTGTTGGCAGTGCCCGTAAAAGCCACCCAGTCGGTGTTGCGGGAAATACAATCGGCGCTGAAGGTCGATGCCATTATTACCGATGTGGGCAGTACGAAAAGCGGATTTGTAAACGATGTGCGCGCAGTTTTGGGACACTTGCCGGCAACGGTGATACCAGGCCACCCCATTGCCGGCTCGGAGAAAAGCGGCATTCGGGCGGCGAATTCGCAGCTGTTCGCCAAACACAAAGTCATTTTGACGCCTGCGGATGATGCTTGCCCGCAAGCCTTGGGCAAAGTAACCGCCATGTGGCGCGCCTGCGATGCTAACGTGCTGACCATGGCCGCGGAGCATCATGACGAAGTGTTGGCAGCCACCAGCCATCTGCCTCATCTTATCGCGTTTTCCTTGGTGGACACCCTCGCCGGCGACGACCAGAATATGGATATATTTCGCTACGCGGCCGGCGGATTCCGTGATTTTACCCGCATCGCTGCCAGCGACCCGGTTATGTGGCGTGATATTTTTCTGTCAAATCGCGACGCTGTGCTGCTCACGATTGACCGGTTTACCCAAGATCTCGACCAGCTGCGTTCGGCCATTGCCGACCAGGATGGAGACACTCTGCTGCGGGTTTTCACTCGTGCCCGAGCTGCTCGCGAACACTTTTCAAAAATGCTCTCAGGACAGGCCTACGTGACTAACAATACAGAACATCAGGTGACCTTCCGGGCTCAGTCCGCTGGCCCAATTGTGGGAGATATTCGGGTGCCGGGCGACAAATCCATGTCGCACCGCTCCATCATGTTGGGTGCCTTGGCCGAGGGCATTACCGAAGTGAACGGCTTTCTGGAAGGCGAAGACAGCCTGGCCACGGTGCAAGCGTTTCGCGATATGGGTGTGACCATTGAAGGCCCCAATAATGGCTTCGTGCGCATTCACGGTGTTGGCATGAACGGCTTGCAGGCGCCGCGCGGGCCCATTTATCTGGGCAACTCCGGTACAGGCATGCGGCTGTTTTCTGGTTTGCTGGCAGCTCAGGCGTTTGACTCCGAACTGGTGGGTGACGCCAGCCTTACCAAGCGGCCGATGAGCCGGGTGGCCGACCCGCTGCGCGCCATGGGTGCGGTGATTGATACGGCCGAAGGCGGGCGGCCACCGCTGAAAATTCGCGGCGGCCAGCCACTGACCGGTATTCACTACGATATGCCGGTGGCCAGTGCCCAGGTAAAATCTTGCTTATTACTGGCCGGGTTATACGCCGATGGCGTCACGTCAGTCACCGAGCCTGCACCCACGCGTGACCATACCGAGCGCATGCTGGAGGGTTTTGGTTACCATGTGTATCGCGATGACGCGACCTCCAGCGTCAGCGGTGGCGGCAAGCTGGTTGCTTGCAATATTGATGTGCCGGCCGACATTTCGTCCGCGGCGTTTTTTCTGGTAGCTGGCAGTATCGCGCCAGGCTCTGACCTGACATTGCGTCACGTTGGCATGAACCCCACGCGTGTCGGGGTGATCAACATACTGAGGCTAATGGGTGCAAACATTGACGTGAGTAACGAGCGCGCCATTGGCGGCGAGCCGGTGGCGGATGTTCGCGTGCGTTACGCCCTACTAAAAGGCATCGATATTCCTGAAAGGGAAGTGCCGCTGGCCATTGACGAGTTTCCGGTGCTGTTCATCGCTGCTACCTTCGCCGAAGGCCGCACCACGCTGCGCGGCGCAGAAGAGTTGCGGGTTAAAGAAAGTGACCGTATTCAGGTAATGGCGGACGGTTTGGCAGCGGTTGGCGTTAAAACCACGGTCACCCCCGACGGCATCATTATTGACGGCGGCCAGACCATGACCGGCGGTACTGTTAACAGCCACGGCGATCATCGGATTGCCATGTCGTTTGCGGTGGCCTCACTGCGTGCAAAGGGCGAGATTGTCATTAACGACTGCGCCAACGTTGCAACGTCGTTTCCCGGTTTTGTCGAACTGGCGCAGCAAGTGGGTATGAATATCCAAAGCCAGGGAGATGCTTGA
- the gyrA gene encoding DNA gyrase subunit A produces MGELAKEILPVNIEDELKQSYLDYAMSVIVGRALPDVRDGLKPVHRRVLFAMSVLNNDWNKAYKKSARVVGDVIGKYHPHGDSAVYDTIVRMAQPFSLRYPLVDGQGNFGSIDGDNAAAMRYTEIRMKKIAHSLLADLDKETVDYVPNYDGTEQIPVVMPTRVPNLLINGSSGIAVGMATNIPPHNLTEVVKGCLALIDDPDLSIDQLMEFIPGPDFPTEGIINGRAGIVEAYRTGRGRVYIRARHEVEHDAKTKRDAVIITELPYQLNKSRLIEKIAELVKEKRLEGITELRDESNKEGIRVVIELRRGENPDVIINNLFKQTQLETVFGINMVALIDGEPRILNLKEMLDAFIRHRREVVTRRTIFELRKARERGHILEGLAVALANIDEIIALIKASPSAAEAKEKLIAQGWGSEDVMAMLERAGKDACRPDDLPEIYGLRNGKYHLSPEQAQAILDLRLHRLTGLETEKLQNEYREILERIADLLDILGNPERLMQVIRDELQAIVEEFGDERRTEITSSRRDLTVADLIDEEELVVTISHSGYAKTQAVEDYQAQRRGGRGKAATSMKDEDFVEKLLVANSHDTILCFSNRGKVYWLRVFEIPRASRASRGRPMVNILPLDEGERITTFLPVRDYPEDQFVLMATSAGVVKKTPLPNFSRPRSSGLIALSLDEGDTLIGAAITDGSAEIMLFSTAGKAVRFKEDAVRPMSRTARGVRGIRMAKGHHVVSLIIPQDNAVLLMASEHGYGKRTNLDEFPTYGRGSQGVIAMQCSDRNGNLVTALQLFDGDEMMLISDKGTLVRTRTDEVSVLSRNTQGVRLIKLSQEDERLVGVERIAETDAEEITDENASGESTEVEGVSGDGSDVQAGSETLDGNSTDADDNGDADAGDE; encoded by the coding sequence ATGGGTGAGTTAGCCAAAGAGATCCTGCCGGTAAATATTGAAGACGAGTTGAAGCAGTCCTACCTGGATTACGCCATGAGCGTGATTGTGGGCCGGGCACTTCCGGATGTGCGCGACGGCCTGAAGCCGGTACATCGCCGCGTACTGTTCGCCATGTCGGTGTTGAACAACGACTGGAACAAAGCCTATAAAAAGTCCGCCCGTGTGGTGGGTGACGTTATTGGTAAATACCACCCGCACGGTGACTCTGCGGTTTACGACACCATCGTACGCATGGCTCAGCCGTTTTCGCTGCGCTACCCGCTGGTAGACGGCCAGGGTAACTTTGGTTCCATCGACGGCGACAACGCTGCGGCCATGCGTTACACCGAAATCCGCATGAAGAAGATCGCCCACTCCCTGCTGGCCGATCTGGACAAAGAAACCGTCGATTATGTGCCCAACTACGATGGCACCGAGCAGATTCCGGTGGTCATGCCTACCCGTGTGCCCAACCTGCTGATCAACGGCTCGTCTGGTATTGCCGTGGGTATGGCCACCAATATTCCGCCCCACAACCTCACTGAGGTGGTGAAAGGCTGTTTGGCGCTGATTGATGATCCAGACTTAAGCATTGACCAATTGATGGAGTTCATCCCCGGTCCGGATTTCCCCACCGAGGGCATCATCAACGGTCGCGCGGGCATAGTTGAGGCGTATCGCACCGGCCGTGGCCGCGTGTACATTCGCGCCCGCCACGAAGTCGAGCACGACGCCAAGACCAAACGCGACGCGGTGATCATCACCGAACTGCCGTATCAGCTGAACAAATCACGGTTGATCGAGAAAATCGCCGAGCTGGTGAAAGAAAAGCGCCTGGAAGGCATCACCGAGCTGCGTGACGAGTCCAACAAGGAAGGCATTCGCGTTGTTATCGAATTGCGCCGCGGTGAGAATCCGGACGTGATCATTAACAACCTGTTCAAACAGACCCAGCTTGAAACCGTGTTCGGTATCAACATGGTGGCGCTGATTGACGGCGAGCCGCGCATCCTTAATTTGAAGGAAATGCTGGACGCCTTCATACGTCACCGTCGTGAAGTGGTTACCCGCCGGACGATTTTTGAGCTTCGCAAAGCTCGCGAGCGTGGTCATATTCTTGAAGGCCTGGCAGTTGCACTGGCCAATATTGACGAGATCATCGCTCTGATCAAAGCCTCGCCTTCGGCCGCTGAAGCCAAGGAAAAGTTGATTGCCCAGGGTTGGGGATCCGAAGACGTGATGGCCATGCTGGAGCGCGCTGGCAAAGATGCCTGCCGTCCGGACGATCTTCCGGAAATTTATGGTTTGCGCAATGGCAAATATCATCTGTCGCCAGAACAGGCCCAGGCGATTCTGGACCTGCGCCTGCACCGCCTGACCGGTCTGGAAACCGAAAAGCTGCAAAACGAATACCGCGAAATTCTGGAGCGTATTGCCGACCTGTTGGACATTCTGGGTAACCCGGAGCGCCTTATGCAGGTTATTCGCGACGAACTGCAAGCCATTGTGGAAGAGTTTGGTGACGAGCGCCGCACCGAAATTACCAGTTCCCGCCGCGATTTAACCGTGGCCGATCTGATTGATGAAGAAGAGCTGGTAGTGACCATTTCCCACAGCGGCTACGCCAAGACGCAAGCGGTGGAAGATTATCAGGCCCAGCGCCGTGGCGGCCGTGGTAAAGCGGCGACCTCTATGAAAGACGAAGATTTCGTCGAAAAACTGCTGGTGGCCAACTCCCACGATACGATTCTGTGTTTCTCTAACCGTGGAAAGGTCTACTGGTTGCGGGTGTTTGAAATTCCGCGCGCCAGCCGTGCGTCACGGGGCCGCCCGATGGTGAATATTCTGCCACTGGACGAGGGTGAACGTATTACCACCTTCCTGCCGGTTCGGGACTACCCGGAAGATCAGTTTGTGTTGATGGCAACGTCAGCCGGTGTGGTTAAAAAGACCCCGCTGCCGAACTTCTCCCGCCCACGCAGCAGCGGTCTGATTGCGTTGTCGCTGGACGAAGGCGATACCCTGATTGGCGCGGCGATCACCGACGGCAGCGCTGAAATCATGCTGTTCTCCACCGCGGGTAAAGCCGTACGCTTTAAAGAAGACGCGGTGCGTCCGATGAGCCGCACCGCAAGGGGTGTACGCGGCATCCGTATGGCCAAAGGCCATCACGTGGTGTCGTTGATCATTCCACAGGATAACGCCGTATTACTGATGGCCAGTGAACACGGCTACGGTAAACGCACCAACCTGGACGAATTCCCCACTTACGGTCGCGGCAGCCAGGGCGTTATCGCCATGCAGTGTTCTGATCGTAACGGCAACCTGGTAACAGCATTGCAACTGTTCGACGGCGACGAAATGATGCTGATCTCGGACAAGGGCACGCTGGTTCGTACCCGCACCGATGAAGTCTCTGTGCTCAGCCGCAACACCCAGGGTGTGCGCCTGATCAAGCTCAGCCAGGAAGACGAACGCCTGGTGGGTGTAGAGCGTATTGCGGAAACCGACGCCGAAGAGATTACCGATGAAAATGCCAGCGGCGAAAGCACCGAGGTTGAAGGTGTTTCAGGCGACGGTAGCGATGTTCAAGCAGGCAGCGAAACGCTTGACGGCAACAGCACCGATGCAGACGATAATGGCGACGCGGATGCCGGCGACGAATAA
- the pheA gene encoding prephenate dehydratase, which produces MSDEQARLAELRDEIDSIDQQIMKLISARARCAQEVARVKMAANPGQDVVYYRPEREAQVLRRIMEQNPGPLPGEEMARLFREIMSVCLALEKPLHIAFLGPLGTFTQAAALKHFGHSVVSVPMPAIDAVFREVESGAAHYGVVPVENSTEGMINHTLDMFMSSPLKICGEVQLRIHHHLMVSPQHDGLEITRIYSHQQSFAQCRQWLDTHRYGIERITVSSNAEAARRAAAEPGTAAIAGDMAAELYGLIKLANSIEDRPDNTTRFLIIGREAVTPSGHDKTSVLVSMRNKPGALYQLLEPFHSHGISLTRIETRPSQTGTWAYVFYIDFEGHMDDEPARKVLAEVDAEAVELKRLGSYPIGVL; this is translated from the coding sequence ATGAGCGATGAGCAAGCTCGATTGGCGGAACTGCGCGATGAAATAGACAGTATTGATCAGCAGATCATGAAGCTGATTAGTGCCCGTGCCCGCTGCGCCCAAGAGGTGGCCCGTGTAAAAATGGCCGCCAATCCGGGGCAAGACGTGGTGTATTACCGACCGGAACGCGAAGCGCAGGTACTGCGCCGTATTATGGAGCAGAACCCGGGGCCATTGCCCGGCGAGGAAATGGCGCGCTTGTTCCGCGAAATTATGTCGGTGTGCCTGGCCCTTGAAAAACCTTTGCACATTGCCTTTTTGGGGCCATTGGGTACTTTTACCCAGGCCGCTGCGCTCAAGCACTTTGGCCACTCGGTGGTGAGCGTGCCCATGCCGGCCATTGATGCGGTGTTCCGCGAAGTGGAGTCCGGGGCTGCGCACTACGGCGTGGTGCCGGTTGAGAATTCTACCGAAGGCATGATCAACCACACTCTGGATATGTTCATGTCGTCGCCGTTAAAAATCTGCGGCGAAGTGCAACTGCGCATTCACCACCACCTGATGGTGTCGCCGCAGCACGATGGCCTGGAAATTACCCGAATTTACTCGCACCAGCAGTCCTTTGCCCAATGCCGCCAGTGGCTGGATACCCACCGCTACGGCATCGAGCGTATCACCGTTTCCAGCAATGCCGAGGCGGCGCGTCGTGCCGCAGCAGAGCCTGGCACGGCCGCCATTGCCGGCGACATGGCGGCAGAGCTTTACGGTTTGATCAAGCTGGCTAACAGTATTGAAGACCGGCCCGACAACACCACCCGTTTTCTGATTATCGGCCGCGAAGCGGTTACCCCCAGCGGGCACGATAAAACGTCGGTGCTGGTGTCTATGCGCAATAAGCCGGGCGCCTTGTATCAGTTGTTAGAGCCGTTTCACAGCCACGGCATCAGCTTGACTCGCATTGAAACCCGGCCCTCGCAAACGGGTACCTGGGCCTATGTGTTCTACATCGACTTTGAAGGCCATATGGACGACGAGCCCGCCCGCAAAGTATTGGCCGAAGTGGATGCAGAAGCGGTAGAACTCAAGCGCTTGGGCTCTTACCCTATTGGTGTGCTTTAA
- the serC gene encoding 3-phosphoserine/phosphohydroxythreonine transaminase, whose protein sequence is MSRAYNFCAGPATLPEQVLRQARDEMLDWRGTGMSVMEMSHRSDEFVEIAETAEQDVRDLAGVSDDYAVLFMQGGASSQFATVPLNLLGNSASADYVNTGIWSEKAIAEARRYGDVNVVASSAECGFTTVPDQAGWKTRADAAYLHYTPNETIGGLEFDFVPDSGKVPLVADMSSTMLSRPVDVSKFGLIYAGAQKNIGPSGLVVVIIRKDLLGKAHAKTPTMMNYQVMADNASMFNTPATYSWYLAGLVFKWLKDQGGVSAIGELNARKAKKLYHFIDTNPFYANPIDPRFRSWMNVPFILADEALNSAFLKGADERQLLNLKGHRSVGGMRASIYNAMPEAGVDALIAYMAEFARERG, encoded by the coding sequence ATGAGCAGGGCGTATAATTTTTGTGCAGGCCCGGCAACTTTGCCGGAACAGGTGCTGCGACAGGCGCGGGACGAAATGCTTGATTGGCGCGGTACCGGCATGTCGGTGATGGAAATGAGTCATCGCAGCGACGAGTTTGTTGAAATCGCTGAAACTGCCGAACAGGATGTGCGTGATCTGGCTGGCGTATCAGACGATTACGCCGTTCTGTTCATGCAGGGTGGTGCCTCCAGCCAGTTTGCTACTGTGCCCCTGAATCTGCTGGGTAACTCGGCCTCCGCTGATTACGTGAACACCGGTATCTGGTCTGAAAAAGCCATCGCTGAAGCACGCCGTTACGGTGACGTGAACGTGGTGGCGAGTTCTGCCGAGTGCGGTTTTACCACCGTGCCGGATCAGGCCGGCTGGAAAACCCGTGCCGATGCCGCTTACCTGCATTACACGCCCAATGAAACCATCGGTGGCCTGGAGTTTGATTTTGTTCCCGACAGCGGCAAGGTGCCGCTGGTTGCGGACATGTCATCCACCATGTTGTCACGCCCCGTAGACGTCTCGAAATTTGGACTGATTTACGCCGGCGCGCAGAAAAACATCGGTCCTTCCGGCCTTGTGGTTGTCATCATTCGCAAAGATTTGCTGGGTAAAGCCCACGCAAAAACTCCGACCATGATGAACTATCAGGTGATGGCCGATAACGCCTCTATGTTCAACACGCCGGCGACTTATTCCTGGTACCTGGCGGGTCTGGTTTTCAAGTGGTTGAAAGATCAGGGCGGCGTAAGCGCCATAGGCGAGCTCAACGCCCGCAAGGCGAAAAAGCTGTACCACTTTATTGATACCAACCCGTTCTACGCCAACCCGATCGACCCGCGCTTCCGTTCCTGGATGAACGTGCCCTTCATCCTTGCAGATGAAGCGCTAAACAGTGCTTTCCTGAAAGGTGCCGATGAGCGCCAGTTGCTGAACCTGAAAGGTCACCGGTCAGTAGGCGGCATGCGTGCCAGCATTTACAACGCCATGCCGGAAGCTGGCGTAGACGCACTGATCGCCTATATGGCGGAATTTGCCAGGGAGCGCGGTTAA
- the ggt gene encoding gamma-glutamyltransferase: MHSHLQAPDSETGSNTRSGRLKANLLSASVNSKRLMAISTRLMVISTALVISYGAHADAILEGERFNPVTATQGMVSTSHTLATDVALQVLKDGGNAVDAAVTAGFALAVTQPRSGNIGGGGFMLIAPGDGAVPEAIDYRETAPAAATEDLFLDEDGKVVQNRSRFTHKAAGVPGTVAGLALALERHGSISLKQALAPAIKLASDGFIVPRRFSEGLEQARDRMTRWPATLETFYKEDGSAWQPGERFRQPELATTLQRIADQGTDGFYKGETARLIAEEMARHDGLITEADLVGYKPAVRTPVHGTYRGYDIYSMSPPSSGGVHIVQILNILEGFPIAEFGHNSASAIHHMAEAMKLAYADRTQYLGDTDFVDVPVAGLISKGYAEELRGTIRADKTRPASEIKPGQPAAYESPETTHFSVVDRWGNAVSNTYTINFSYGSGITVAGAGFLLNNEMDDFSAKPGVPNAYGLIGGAANKIEPGKRMLSSMSPTVVRKDGRNFLVTGSPGGSRIITTTLQVIMNVIDHGMNIQSAVSVPRIHHQWLPDQIRVEQGISADTVKLLESKGHTVVTDSAMGAIQSIMIGEDGTLYGGADPRRSTSSAMGF; encoded by the coding sequence ATGCACAGCCACCTACAGGCACCCGATTCAGAAACAGGCTCAAACACCCGCTCAGGGCGATTAAAAGCCAACCTTCTGAGTGCTTCTGTTAACAGTAAGAGATTGATGGCTATCAGTACCAGGTTGATGGTTATCAGCACCGCCCTGGTTATCAGCTACGGCGCCCACGCCGATGCCATTCTGGAGGGCGAACGCTTTAACCCAGTAACCGCTACCCAGGGCATGGTGTCTACCAGCCACACCCTGGCCACCGACGTCGCGCTGCAGGTATTAAAAGACGGCGGTAATGCAGTGGATGCCGCGGTCACAGCCGGCTTCGCCCTGGCCGTTACCCAACCCCGCTCCGGTAATATTGGCGGCGGTGGTTTTATGCTGATAGCACCGGGGGATGGCGCCGTGCCGGAAGCCATTGATTACCGCGAAACCGCGCCAGCAGCAGCCACCGAAGATTTGTTTCTGGATGAAGACGGCAAAGTGGTGCAGAACCGCAGCCGTTTTACCCACAAAGCTGCAGGCGTGCCCGGCACGGTGGCCGGGCTGGCTCTGGCCCTGGAACGCCACGGCAGCATCAGCCTGAAGCAGGCTTTGGCGCCGGCCATTAAACTAGCCAGCGACGGCTTTATTGTGCCGCGGCGCTTCAGCGAAGGGCTGGAGCAGGCCCGCGATCGCATGACCCGCTGGCCTGCTACCCTGGAAACCTTTTATAAAGAAGACGGTTCAGCCTGGCAGCCCGGTGAACGCTTTCGCCAGCCGGAGCTGGCCACCACCTTACAGCGCATTGCAGACCAGGGCACTGACGGCTTTTACAAAGGCGAAACTGCGCGCCTGATTGCTGAAGAAATGGCCCGGCACGACGGCCTGATTACCGAGGCTGATCTGGTCGGCTACAAGCCTGCCGTCCGCACACCGGTACACGGCACTTATCGCGGATATGACATTTACTCCATGTCGCCGCCCTCCTCCGGCGGCGTTCATATCGTGCAGATTCTGAATATTCTAGAAGGGTTTCCCATCGCGGAATTCGGCCACAATTCCGCCAGTGCCATACATCACATGGCCGAAGCTATGAAACTGGCCTACGCAGACCGCACGCAATATCTCGGCGATACCGACTTTGTGGATGTGCCGGTGGCGGGATTAATCAGCAAAGGCTATGCAGAAGAATTGCGCGGCACGATTAGGGCGGACAAAACCCGCCCGGCCAGCGAGATAAAACCGGGGCAGCCGGCAGCCTATGAAAGCCCGGAAACCACTCACTTTTCAGTAGTCGATCGCTGGGGTAATGCGGTCTCAAACACTTACACCATCAACTTCAGTTACGGCTCAGGCATTACGGTGGCCGGCGCCGGTTTTTTACTGAATAACGAAATGGACGATTTCAGTGCCAAGCCAGGCGTGCCCAACGCTTACGGTCTGATAGGCGGCGCGGCCAACAAGATCGAACCCGGCAAACGCATGCTGAGCTCCATGTCGCCTACCGTGGTGCGTAAAGACGGCCGCAACTTTCTGGTGACCGGCAGCCCTGGCGGCTCGCGCATCATAACTACGACCCTGCAGGTGATCATGAACGTGATTGACCACGGTATGAACATACAAAGCGCGGTCAGTGTGCCGCGCATTCATCACCAATGGTTGCCAGATCAGATTCGTGTAGAGCAAGGTATTAGTGCAGACACCGTGAAACTGCTGGAAAGCAAAGGTCACACAGTGGTCACAGACTCGGCCATGGGCGCTATTCAGAGCATTATGATTGGCGAAGACGGTACGCTTTACGGTGGCGCAGATCCCAGGCGTAGTACGTCATCGGCCATGGGCTTTTAA
- the purU gene encoding formyltetrahydrofolate deformylase — protein sequence MEHTYRLVISCPDGVGIVAKVSNFLSTYNGWITEASHHSDTHSGWFFMRHEIKANSIPFGLEQFRAAFEPIAREFNMNWRITDSAQPKKVVLMCSKESHCVADLLHRWQSKELNVEIVAVVSNHDDLRRMVEWHDIPYHHVPVSKDNREEAFAHIEDLFEQYQVDVVVLARYMQVLPPELCAKYAGKVINIHHSFLPSFAGARPYHQAYSRGVKLIGATCHYVTQDLDEGPIIEQSVIRITHRDTTDDMVRLGKDVEKSVLARGLRSHIEDRVITHENKTVVFD from the coding sequence ATGGAGCATACCTACCGTCTTGTGATTTCCTGCCCGGACGGGGTGGGAATTGTCGCTAAGGTGAGTAATTTTTTGTCCACCTACAACGGCTGGATAACCGAAGCAAGCCACCACTCTGATACCCACAGTGGCTGGTTTTTTATGCGTCACGAAATCAAGGCTAACTCGATTCCCTTTGGCCTGGAACAGTTTCGCGCAGCGTTTGAGCCTATCGCCCGCGAGTTCAACATGAACTGGCGCATCACCGATTCGGCGCAGCCGAAAAAAGTGGTGCTGATGTGCAGCAAGGAATCTCACTGCGTGGCCGATCTGCTGCACCGCTGGCAAAGCAAAGAACTGAACGTCGAAATTGTGGCGGTGGTGTCCAACCATGACGATCTGCGCCGCATGGTGGAATGGCACGACATCCCTTACCACCACGTGCCGGTAAGCAAAGACAATCGCGAAGAAGCCTTTGCCCACATTGAAGACCTGTTCGAGCAGTACCAGGTCGATGTGGTGGTGCTGGCGCGCTACATGCAGGTTCTGCCGCCGGAACTGTGCGCCAAATACGCGGGTAAGGTGATCAATATTCACCATAGCTTTTTGCCTTCGTTCGCCGGCGCCCGGCCTTATCACCAGGCTTATAGCCGCGGCGTGAAGCTCATCGGAGCTACCTGCCATTACGTGACTCAGGATCTGGACGAAGGCCCGATCATCGAGCAGTCGGTGATTCGCATCACCCACCGCGATACTACCGACGACATGGTGCGCCTGGGCAAAGATGTGGAAAAAAGTGTGTTGGCTCGCGGTTTGCGCTCGCATATTGAAGACCGCGTGATCACCCACGAAAACAAGACCGTGGTGTTTGATTAA
- the hisC gene encoding histidinol-phosphate transaminase, with protein MAIDYQSLAVSGVQALSPYQPGKPIAELARELGLNPADIIKLASNENPLGPSQKAVQAAQQTMGELCLYPDGNGFDLKQALAKRFAVETSQLTLGNGSNDLLEVVARCFASADDEVIYSQYAFAVYPIVTQAIGARGVCVPAQDWGHDLDAMAAAITDRTKLIFVANPNNPTGTVHGAKALKAFMGEVPARVLVVLDEAYCEYMQGEDAADGLVLLPDYPNLIVCRTFSKAWGLAALRIGYSISSAAIANILNRVRQPFNVGSVSLAAATAVLSDEAYLNEARRVNSDGLAQLSAAFDAMGLSYIPSTANFIAVDVGEQALGVYQALLAHGVIVRPVAGYGMPRHLRVSVGLAKENARFIEALSQVLMTSGQGA; from the coding sequence ATGGCAATTGATTACCAGAGTCTTGCAGTATCCGGTGTTCAGGCGTTGTCGCCTTACCAGCCAGGCAAACCCATTGCAGAATTAGCGCGGGAACTGGGACTGAATCCGGCTGACATCATCAAGCTGGCCAGCAACGAAAATCCGCTGGGCCCCAGCCAAAAAGCCGTACAGGCCGCGCAACAGACGATGGGCGAGCTGTGCTTGTACCCAGACGGAAACGGCTTTGATCTGAAGCAGGCCCTGGCTAAGCGTTTTGCTGTCGAGACGTCACAACTGACTTTGGGCAATGGCTCTAACGATCTGCTGGAAGTGGTCGCCCGTTGTTTCGCCAGTGCGGATGACGAAGTGATTTATTCCCAGTACGCCTTTGCTGTTTACCCGATTGTGACCCAAGCGATTGGCGCTCGGGGCGTGTGCGTTCCAGCGCAAGACTGGGGGCATGATCTGGATGCCATGGCAGCGGCCATTACCGATCGCACAAAACTGATTTTTGTGGCCAACCCCAACAACCCTACAGGCACGGTGCACGGCGCTAAAGCTTTGAAAGCGTTTATGGGCGAAGTGCCTGCGCGGGTGCTAGTGGTGCTAGACGAAGCCTACTGCGAATACATGCAGGGCGAGGATGCCGCTGACGGCTTGGTGCTGTTGCCCGATTATCCCAATCTAATTGTGTGCCGCACTTTTTCCAAAGCTTGGGGCCTGGCGGCGCTGCGCATTGGTTACAGCATCAGTTCTGCGGCCATTGCCAACATTCTTAACCGGGTGCGTCAGCCGTTCAATGTGGGTAGCGTGTCTTTGGCAGCGGCTACGGCGGTGTTGAGCGACGAAGCTTATCTTAATGAAGCACGCAGGGTGAACAGTGATGGTCTGGCTCAGCTTAGCGCTGCGTTTGATGCCATGGGACTGTCGTATATTCCATCTACCGCCAACTTTATCGCGGTAGACGTGGGTGAGCAGGCGCTGGGTGTCTATCAGGCGCTTTTGGCTCACGGCGTGATCGTGCGCCCCGTTGCCGGTTACGGCATGCCGCGACACCTGCGGGTGTCGGTGGGCCTTGCGAAAGAAAACGCGCGCTTTATTGAAGCTTTATCACAAGTTCTGATGACGTCCGGGCAGGGCGCTTAA